A window from bacterium encodes these proteins:
- a CDS encoding DnaJ domain-containing protein, whose amino-acid sequence MPRHHRSEPDDERLREAVDYVRREERRRSDQAIQDAWHDGFSEGKEEGYHDGYKTGYRKGWVEAGGDTALAESFGVRLDDRAWARGVLHLPPDATLEEAQRAFRKLSKSFHPDLHPEIGDAPFKTLMEAKRILGI is encoded by the coding sequence ATGCCTCGCCATCACCGGTCCGAGCCCGACGACGAGCGCCTGCGCGAAGCCGTCGATTACGTGCGGCGTGAGGAGCGCCGCCGCAGCGACCAGGCGATCCAGGACGCCTGGCATGACGGCTTTTCCGAGGGCAAAGAAGAGGGCTACCACGACGGCTACAAGACCGGCTACCGCAAGGGCTGGGTCGAGGCGGGGGGCGACACCGCCTTGGCCGAGAGCTTTGGGGTGCGCCTTGACGACCGGGCCTGGGCCCGCGGGGTCCTGCACCTACCGCCCGATGCCACGCTTGAGGAGGCGCAGCGCGCCTTCCGCAAGCTTTCCAAGTCCTTCCACCCCGACCTGCACCCCGAGATCGGTGATGCGCCCTTCAAGACTCTGATGGAAGCCAAGCGAATCCTCGGGATCTAA
- a CDS encoding DUF983 domain-containing protein encodes MEKSWMRSLMLGMRLRCPRCGEGETSAGLLKPKSSCSACGLNFSLNEGEFTGGTYINYGFMTLIFVPGFVLIDHFLNWSLEQQLILWGAFALIFPFAFQRNAIGLYTALLYVTGALGKPVSQPAKEEV; translated from the coding sequence ATGGAAAAGTCCTGGATGCGCTCTCTGATGCTGGGCATGCGGCTGCGCTGCCCCCGCTGCGGCGAAGGGGAGACGAGCGCGGGCCTGCTCAAGCCCAAATCCTCCTGTTCGGCCTGCGGCCTCAACTTCTCCCTCAACGAGGGCGAGTTCACGGGCGGCACCTACATCAACTACGGCTTCATGACCCTGATCTTCGTGCCGGGCTTCGTGCTGATCGATCACTTCCTCAACTGGAGCCTCGAGCAGCAGTTGATCCTCTGGGGCGCCTTCGCCCTGATCTTCCCGTTCGCCTTCCAGCGCAACGCCATCGGCCTCTACACCGCCCTGCTCTACGTGACGGGCGCGCTGGGCAAGCCCGTCAGCCAACCCGCCAAGGAAGAAGTCTAG
- a CDS encoding zinc-ribbon domain containing protein gives MQDKIITCRDCSAQFTFTVGEQEFYAQKGYTNDPQRCPSCRSARKAATGGTSMGARPQRELFPAQCGECGVDTKVPFRPTQGKPVFCSDCYRKMAPAR, from the coding sequence ATGCAAGACAAGATCATTACCTGTCGCGACTGCAGCGCCCAGTTCACCTTCACCGTGGGTGAGCAGGAGTTCTACGCACAGAAGGGTTACACCAACGATCCCCAGCGCTGCCCTTCGTGCCGTTCGGCGCGTAAGGCTGCGACCGGTGGCACCTCGATGGGCGCCCGCCCCCAGCGCGAGCTCTTCCCCGCTCAGTGCGGCGAGTGCGGCGTGGACACCAAGGTTCCCTTCCGCCCCACCCAGGGCAAGCCGGTGTTCTGCTCGGACTGCTATCGCAAGATGGCGCCCGCGCGCTAA
- a CDS encoding YegS/Rv2252/BmrU family lipid kinase translates to MARRALVVFNRGAGRAQGACSVEAIAQQIRAWGWTVETARCQGARTTAVIEAAIARGVDTVVSLGGDGTLNLCAGALLGTEVALGVVPCGTANDFARTLGIPLSIDDALASIRDGERLRIDVGWVNDRHFLNVASLGMGAAIARAITAEHKRRWGRWAYLVALIHRLRTPRLHPFVLCLDNGCEQFEAYQVAIANGCCFGGGFRISHEARLDEGLLDVVVIEPGWWRRARQITAAGMTLVGRLGSRTYRTPSLEITTTERVTVNLDGETHDMVSPLRFQVRPQALSVLVSKRR, encoded by the coding sequence ATGGCAAGACGGGCGCTGGTGGTCTTCAATCGCGGGGCGGGCCGCGCCCAGGGGGCCTGTTCGGTCGAGGCGATCGCCCAGCAGATTCGCGCTTGGGGCTGGACGGTCGAGACCGCCCGCTGCCAGGGCGCCCGCACCACGGCGGTGATCGAGGCGGCGATCGCCCGCGGCGTCGACACGGTCGTGAGCCTCGGCGGGGACGGGACCCTCAACCTCTGCGCCGGCGCCCTGCTCGGGACCGAGGTCGCCCTCGGGGTGGTGCCATGCGGGACGGCCAACGATTTCGCCCGCACCCTCGGTATCCCGCTGAGCATTGATGACGCTCTCGCCTCCATCCGCGACGGAGAGCGCCTGCGGATCGACGTGGGCTGGGTAAACGACCGCCACTTCCTGAACGTGGCCTCCCTCGGGATGGGGGCGGCCATCGCGCGAGCCATCACCGCTGAGCACAAGCGCCGCTGGGGGCGATGGGCCTACCTGGTAGCGCTCATCCATCGGCTGCGCACGCCGCGGCTCCACCCCTTCGTGCTATGCCTGGACAACGGCTGCGAGCAGTTCGAAGCCTACCAGGTCGCGATCGCGAACGGCTGCTGCTTTGGCGGCGGCTTCCGGATCAGTCACGAGGCACGGCTCGATGAAGGACTGCTGGACGTGGTCGTGATCGAGCCAGGCTGGTGGCGGCGCGCCCGGCAGATCACCGCGGCGGGCATGACCCTGGTGGGGCGCCTCGGGAGTCGAACCTATCGCACTCCCTCGCTCGAGATCACGACGACCGAGCGCGTGACGGTGAACCTGGACGGGGAGACCCACGACATGGTCTCGCCCCTGCGCTTCCAGGTCCGGCCGCAGGCTCTCTCGGTGCTCGTTTCCAAGCGCAGATGA
- a CDS encoding SPOR domain-containing protein, with translation MPKRDEELEYEYEEDDVEELDDDETYAYGDDEEDDDAYDEDDDEEYEDDEDEEPAGGGWQKKAAFVLVGLLVLGGGAYAYMKGMLPFSPKTEEVAQESDSPYANPNGFGKVAPTPGVPSLNEAVPAEGTVPKEAPEPKAPVAEDPKPKAPAKTAEVKVNAEQPALPVAKPQAPAKQPARPAAVAQQPAPQPPKAVTAPAVPAGPGVYAVQCGAFASSANASNLTNLLSAKGFQAWQTSPGSATTGAFSVRSTVVNTKGKADTLKAQFASAGHPGAVVPAGGGRYYLQLGIFSDRSRADVIASELRAKGLFVSVAGGTTRVSTPNRVLVGKFSTMAQAQAMASKVRHQGVPAIVVKL, from the coding sequence GTGCCCAAGCGCGACGAAGAACTAGAGTACGAGTACGAAGAAGACGACGTCGAAGAGCTCGACGACGACGAAACGTACGCGTACGGCGACGACGAAGAAGACGACGACGCCTACGACGAGGACGACGACGAAGAGTACGAGGACGACGAGGACGAAGAGCCTGCCGGCGGTGGCTGGCAGAAGAAGGCCGCGTTCGTGCTCGTGGGTCTGCTCGTGCTCGGCGGGGGCGCCTACGCCTACATGAAGGGCATGCTTCCCTTCTCTCCCAAGACCGAAGAGGTCGCGCAGGAGAGCGACAGTCCCTACGCCAACCCGAACGGCTTCGGCAAGGTCGCGCCCACGCCGGGCGTCCCCTCGCTGAACGAGGCTGTCCCGGCCGAGGGGACGGTTCCCAAGGAAGCTCCCGAACCCAAGGCACCGGTCGCCGAGGATCCCAAGCCCAAGGCGCCCGCCAAGACGGCCGAGGTCAAGGTCAACGCCGAGCAGCCCGCTCTGCCGGTCGCCAAGCCGCAAGCTCCTGCCAAGCAGCCTGCGCGCCCCGCGGCCGTGGCCCAACAGCCCGCCCCTCAGCCGCCCAAGGCGGTCACCGCTCCGGCCGTCCCGGCAGGGCCGGGCGTCTACGCGGTGCAGTGTGGCGCGTTCGCTTCGAGCGCCAACGCGAGCAACCTCACGAACCTGCTTTCGGCCAAGGGTTTCCAGGCCTGGCAGACGAGCCCCGGCTCGGCCACGACCGGCGCGTTCTCGGTTCGTTCGACCGTCGTGAACACCAAGGGCAAGGCCGACACTCTCAAGGCTCAGTTCGCGAGCGCCGGTCATCCGGGGGCCGTGGTGCCCGCGGGCGGCGGTCGCTACTACCTGCAGCTCGGGATCTTCTCGGATCGCAGCCGCGCCGACGTGATCGCAAGCGAACTGCGCGCCAAGGGCCTGTTCGTCTCGGTCGCGGGGGGCACCACCCGCGTGAGCACCCCCAACCGCGTCCTGGTCGGCAAGTTCTCGACCATGGCCCAGGCTCAGGCGATGGCCTCCAAGGTCCGTCACCAGGGCGTGCCGGCCATCGTCGTCAAGCTCTAG
- a CDS encoding DUF1292 domain-containing protein, translated as MEEAKEDIVTLVDEDGNEHEFAVIDIIEVDEKEYALLLPAESEGDAEDSEDVLVLRFEDDSLVMIEDENEFNRVVQYLEELGEQVES; from the coding sequence ATGGAAGAAGCCAAGGAAGATATCGTCACGCTGGTCGACGAGGACGGCAACGAGCACGAGTTCGCGGTCATCGACATCATCGAGGTCGACGAGAAGGAATACGCCCTCTTGTTGCCCGCCGAGAGCGAAGGCGATGCCGAGGATAGCGAGGACGTGCTCGTTCTCCGCTTCGAGGACGACTCGCTGGTGATGATCGAGGACGAGAACGAATTCAACCGCGTCGTTCAGTACCTCGAAGAGCTCGGCGAGCAAGTCGAGAGCTAG
- the ruvX gene encoding Holliday junction resolvase RuvX: MQEQPRILALDVGTKTIGVAVSDPLGITAQAVETIRRQSVTQDLAQLQRLVQLYNPERFVVGYPLSMSGAPGPQAQFVETFVEHLRGLELPIDYIDERLTTKQAATALIATGMRRDKRKAVIDQQAAVLILQSYLDRRSRRQAAPDAHQEP, translated from the coding sequence ATGCAAGAACAGCCCCGTATCCTCGCCCTCGACGTGGGCACCAAGACCATCGGCGTCGCCGTGAGCGACCCGCTCGGCATCACCGCCCAGGCCGTCGAGACCATCCGCCGCCAGAGCGTCACCCAGGACCTGGCCCAGTTGCAGCGCCTGGTTCAGCTATACAACCCTGAACGCTTTGTGGTAGGCTATCCCCTTAGCATGAGCGGCGCTCCGGGGCCGCAGGCCCAGTTCGTGGAGACCTTCGTCGAGCATCTTCGCGGCCTCGAATTGCCGATCGACTATATCGACGAGCGCCTGACCACCAAGCAAGCCGCTACCGCGCTCATCGCGACCGGCATGCGCCGGGACAAGCGCAAGGCCGTGATCGATCAGCAGGCCGCGGTCCTCATCCTTCAGAGCTATCTCGACCGCCGCTCGAGGCGCCAGGCCGCCCCGGACGCTCATCAGGAGCCGTAG
- the sppA gene encoding signal peptide peptidase SppA, with translation MTRNTPIALAAVIPLIATPAHGAVPTDMGLIPSVALVDDAAALVVNPGGLGASPGASAMLTRQGWATGTTRLLFNAGSLGLGYTHDNASPLPYNDYAMGLSFGLGEGARWGMTYHLPAEGRPWSYDLGFMSRPFNYLSLGFAVRNVFATPGALGTAGREYQLGAGFRPFGPGWTLSMDVPYADGAPFNLSAVQPFFGLDAQVRDGVRLRGQVSTAGAYMVGLSLNTAQLAFGAMGAAGTVGTHVKVSSLRERSALGAMGSQWATLDLSTALSRRGADLPLIGTMSDVPPVYHALRALSDAQADPAVGALIVKVDGVSGGWATLEELHAALIRFRESGKPVWAYVEDANFRTYYLASAADRVFLNPMGTLELAGMSRTNTYFKGLLDNLGVTPQFVSVGRYKTAMEQFERKAPSPAEREQSEALLDDQFERVVAAIASARKIPVERVRQTIDAGMLDAPAAQAAGYVDELAHRDEVPKRLEQQVGHRLAGVNALNLRYRTVAWAPPKVAVVHAAGSIVEGTSGNDLLQGSTLGSSTIVDALRDIRNDGSVRAVVFRVDSPGGSAMASDIMRRELMLVAEKKPVVISMGDVAASGGYWVAMIPGAPVYADSGTITGSIGVIVGKFSIDGLLTKWGITSSTIKRGAHADMMSPLRPFTPDEEAKLRANADFFYGKFVSLVASNRNLSEGRVRELGSGRVYSGAMAQRLGLVDRLAGLDEAIAEARRRAGIDGQEVKLAFFPEINPFGAIGLNADGQLRVRGALSLAHELQESAERLAPWGRTGVWLLPPDFPQKD, from the coding sequence ATGACCCGCAACACGCCCATCGCCCTCGCCGCCGTCATTCCCTTGATCGCCACCCCGGCCCATGGGGCCGTGCCGACGGATATGGGGCTGATCCCCTCGGTGGCGCTGGTCGACGATGCGGCGGCCCTCGTCGTCAATCCGGGCGGTCTCGGCGCAAGCCCGGGGGCGAGCGCCATGCTGACCCGCCAGGGCTGGGCGACCGGCACCACCCGCCTGCTTTTCAACGCGGGTTCCCTCGGGCTAGGCTACACCCACGACAACGCGAGCCCCTTGCCCTACAACGACTACGCCATGGGCCTGAGCTTCGGCCTCGGCGAGGGCGCCCGCTGGGGCATGACCTATCACCTCCCGGCCGAGGGACGCCCCTGGAGCTACGACCTGGGCTTCATGAGTCGGCCCTTCAACTACCTCTCGCTGGGCTTCGCCGTTCGCAACGTCTTCGCGACCCCGGGAGCACTCGGCACGGCCGGCCGCGAGTACCAGCTCGGGGCGGGCTTCAGGCCCTTCGGCCCGGGCTGGACCTTGAGCATGGATGTGCCCTACGCCGACGGCGCCCCCTTCAACCTCTCGGCCGTGCAGCCCTTCTTCGGGCTGGATGCTCAGGTGCGCGATGGCGTGCGCCTGCGGGGCCAGGTCTCGACCGCTGGCGCCTACATGGTGGGGCTCTCGCTCAACACCGCCCAGCTGGCGTTCGGCGCCATGGGGGCGGCGGGGACTGTGGGGACCCACGTCAAGGTTTCGAGCCTGCGGGAGCGCTCGGCCCTGGGCGCCATGGGCAGCCAGTGGGCCACCCTCGACCTTTCCACCGCGCTCAGTCGTAGGGGCGCGGACCTGCCCCTCATCGGGACCATGAGCGACGTGCCGCCCGTCTATCACGCCCTGCGGGCCCTCTCGGACGCGCAGGCGGATCCGGCGGTGGGGGCGCTCATCGTCAAGGTGGACGGGGTGAGCGGCGGCTGGGCCACCCTCGAAGAGCTGCACGCGGCCCTCATCCGCTTCAGGGAGAGCGGCAAGCCCGTCTGGGCTTACGTAGAGGATGCGAACTTCCGCACCTATTACCTGGCAAGCGCTGCCGATCGGGTCTTCCTCAACCCCATGGGGACCTTGGAGCTTGCGGGGATGAGCCGGACCAACACCTACTTCAAGGGCTTGCTCGATAACCTCGGCGTCACGCCCCAGTTCGTCTCCGTCGGTCGGTACAAGACCGCCATGGAGCAATTCGAGCGCAAGGCCCCGAGCCCCGCGGAGCGCGAGCAGAGCGAGGCCCTCTTGGACGACCAGTTCGAGCGGGTGGTTGCAGCGATCGCTAGCGCCCGCAAGATCCCCGTCGAGCGGGTGCGGCAGACCATCGACGCCGGCATGCTCGACGCGCCGGCCGCTCAGGCCGCCGGCTACGTGGACGAGCTCGCCCACCGCGATGAGGTGCCCAAGCGCCTCGAACAGCAGGTCGGCCACCGTCTTGCCGGGGTCAATGCCCTCAACCTCCGCTACCGGACCGTGGCCTGGGCCCCGCCCAAGGTGGCGGTCGTGCATGCCGCAGGCTCCATCGTGGAAGGCACCAGCGGCAACGACCTGCTCCAGGGCTCGACCCTCGGCTCGAGCACCATCGTCGACGCCTTGCGGGACATCCGTAACGACGGGTCCGTCAGGGCCGTGGTCTTCAGGGTCGACAGCCCTGGCGGCTCGGCCATGGCCTCGGATATCATGCGCCGCGAGCTGATGCTGGTGGCCGAGAAGAAGCCGGTCGTCATCTCCATGGGAGACGTAGCGGCTTCAGGCGGCTACTGGGTCGCCATGATCCCGGGGGCGCCGGTCTACGCCGATAGCGGGACCATCACCGGCTCGATCGGGGTCATCGTCGGCAAGTTCAGCATCGATGGCTTGCTCACCAAGTGGGGCATCACCAGCAGCACCATCAAGCGCGGCGCCCATGCCGACATGATGAGCCCGCTTCGCCCCTTCACCCCCGACGAGGAGGCCAAGCTCCGCGCCAACGCCGACTTCTTCTACGGCAAGTTCGTGAGCCTGGTGGCCTCCAACCGCAACCTCTCCGAGGGCCGGGTGCGCGAGCTCGGCAGCGGCCGGGTCTACTCTGGCGCCATGGCCCAGCGCCTCGGGCTGGTCGATCGCCTCGCAGGCCTCGACGAGGCGATCGCCGAAGCTCGGCGCCGCGCGGGCATCGACGGCCAAGAGGTGAAGCTCGCCTTCTTCCCCGAGATCAACCCCTTCGGCGCCATCGGCCTGAATGCTGACGGCCAGCTGAGGGTGCGTGGGGCGCTCTCGTTGGCCCACGAGCTCCAGGAGAGCGCCGAGCGCCTCGCGCCTTGGGGCCGCACGGGCGTATGGCTCCTTCCCCCCGACTTCCCCCAAAAGGACTGA
- a CDS encoding enoyl-CoA hydratase/isomerase family protein, whose product MQLTDEVRLETRGPIAIITLARPDKLNALTHAMGDAVRAYVERLNADPSIRVVLVRGEGRAFSAGGDLAFLRDNAARTEAENQTGMRDFYAKFLSLRELVVPSIALIHGRATGAGLSFALGCDMRVAAEDAKVSANFVRVGLNPGMGATYLLERLIGPARAAELVYTGREVEMGEALAIGLVNHIATSDRLEAAGFELAERIAANAPVAVRRTKALMRRDDDALARALDGEAAGQAACFATEDLQEGIRAIQERRTPRFTGA is encoded by the coding sequence ATGCAGCTGACCGACGAAGTCCGTCTCGAAACGCGCGGCCCCATCGCGATCATCACCCTGGCGCGCCCCGACAAGCTCAACGCCCTCACTCACGCCATGGGGGACGCGGTCCGCGCCTACGTCGAACGGCTCAACGCCGATCCCTCGATTCGCGTCGTCTTGGTGCGCGGCGAGGGTCGGGCCTTCTCGGCCGGTGGTGATCTGGCCTTCCTGCGCGACAACGCCGCGCGGACCGAGGCCGAGAACCAGACGGGCATGCGGGACTTCTACGCGAAGTTCCTCTCGCTGCGCGAGCTCGTGGTCCCCTCCATCGCCCTCATCCACGGGCGCGCCACGGGCGCCGGCCTCAGCTTCGCACTCGGCTGCGACATGCGGGTGGCGGCCGAGGACGCCAAAGTCTCCGCCAACTTCGTGCGGGTCGGCCTCAATCCCGGCATGGGCGCGACCTACTTGCTCGAGCGCCTGATCGGTCCTGCACGTGCGGCCGAGCTGGTCTACACCGGCCGTGAGGTCGAAATGGGCGAGGCGCTCGCCATCGGCCTGGTCAACCACATCGCCACGTCGGATCGGCTCGAAGCCGCAGGGTTCGAACTAGCCGAGCGCATCGCCGCGAACGCCCCGGTGGCCGTTCGCCGGACCAAGGCCCTCATGCGCCGTGACGACGACGCTCTCGCTCGGGCGCTCGATGGCGAGGCGGCAGGCCAAGCGGCATGCTTTGCCACCGAGGACCTTCAGGAAGGGATCCGGGCGATCCAGGAACGCCGCACGCCGCGCTTTACGGGCGCGTAG
- a CDS encoding cyclic nucleotide-binding domain-containing protein, with protein sequence MTERVTDIAALIDQLPIFSDLSTVEADQLATYFRLRKWAGGEILFNEGENSRDLIFIVSGSVTIRKKDKLGQQKDIAKMDGKNVLGEAAFVDNSLRSATAVANVDTLGIAMTQEHLESICEYNPALAIKLLKKINRLLALKLRKTSKEFAEVASASKA encoded by the coding sequence ATGACCGAACGCGTGACCGATATCGCCGCCCTCATCGACCAGCTGCCGATCTTCTCCGATCTCTCGACGGTAGAGGCCGACCAGCTCGCAACCTACTTCCGCCTTCGGAAGTGGGCTGGCGGCGAGATCCTCTTCAACGAGGGCGAGAACTCCCGCGATCTGATCTTCATCGTGTCGGGCTCGGTCACCATCCGCAAGAAGGACAAGCTGGGCCAGCAGAAGGACATCGCCAAGATGGACGGCAAGAACGTCCTGGGCGAGGCGGCCTTCGTGGACAACAGCCTGCGCTCGGCCACGGCCGTCGCCAACGTCGACACCCTCGGCATCGCGATGACCCAGGAGCACCTCGAGTCGATCTGCGAGTACAACCCCGCCCTCGCCATCAAGCTCCTCAAGAAGATCAATCGTCTGCTTGCGCTCAAGCTCCGCAAGACCTCCAAGGAGTTCGCCGAGGTGGCGTCCGCCTCGAAGGCCTAG
- a CDS encoding DnaJ domain-containing protein has protein sequence MRKAPQTGKSTRPDDASAQENPYQGSDGTWAFQAFARVKSELHQLSGEVQRRLQEAWEEGAEAGARSAETRLRDELVAALAQGRDALQRELAERLQAERALRDSQIAQEVEARLHAKYEADWAQREAAITQQVEDRMRREARDPAETEAAFAKGRESGYADGVTDGYARGGKEAAARFEERLTQATFERRAAAEEAYARGYAEGSEHAEAELKASYNEGHKKGLKEGLGSAGLPTSGVSALALDEAKRQGYENGYEDGRGVGIARGRRAAESEAASKLQEGARKAYREGFLDGKKVGGDADRAWAFGVLHLSPAAAPIEIKQHYKRLSLLLHPDHHPGLADDYIKNLNRARDLLDA, from the coding sequence GTGCGCAAGGCACCGCAAACGGGGAAGTCGACGAGACCGGACGACGCCTCCGCCCAGGAGAACCCCTACCAGGGGAGCGACGGCACCTGGGCCTTTCAGGCCTTTGCGCGGGTCAAGTCGGAGCTGCACCAGCTGAGCGGCGAGGTCCAGCGCCGCCTGCAGGAAGCCTGGGAAGAAGGGGCCGAGGCTGGTGCTCGTTCGGCCGAGACCCGCCTGCGGGACGAACTGGTCGCAGCCCTCGCCCAGGGCCGCGACGCCCTCCAGCGTGAGCTCGCCGAGCGTCTGCAAGCCGAGCGCGCTCTGCGCGACTCCCAGATCGCTCAGGAGGTCGAGGCCCGCCTGCATGCCAAGTACGAGGCCGATTGGGCCCAGCGCGAGGCGGCCATCACCCAGCAGGTCGAAGACCGCATGCGCCGCGAGGCGCGCGACCCGGCAGAAACCGAAGCCGCCTTCGCCAAGGGCCGGGAGTCGGGCTATGCCGACGGCGTGACGGACGGCTATGCCCGTGGTGGGAAGGAAGCGGCGGCCCGATTCGAGGAGCGGCTGACCCAGGCGACCTTCGAGCGCCGGGCCGCCGCCGAGGAAGCCTATGCCCGGGGCTACGCCGAGGGCAGCGAGCATGCGGAGGCCGAATTGAAGGCTTCCTACAACGAGGGCCACAAGAAGGGCCTCAAGGAAGGCCTCGGCAGCGCAGGCTTACCGACGAGCGGGGTTTCGGCGCTCGCCCTCGATGAGGCCAAGCGGCAGGGCTACGAGAACGGCTACGAGGACGGACGCGGCGTGGGGATCGCCCGCGGGCGCCGGGCTGCCGAGAGCGAGGCGGCAAGCAAGCTCCAGGAAGGTGCACGCAAGGCTTATCGCGAGGGCTTCCTGGACGGCAAGAAGGTCGGCGGCGACGCGGATCGCGCCTGGGCTTTCGGGGTGCTCCACCTTTCACCGGCGGCGGCCCCTATCGAGATCAAGCAGCATTACAAGCGCTTGAGCCTGCTCCTGCATCCGGATCACCACCCGGGCCTTGCGGACGATTACATCAAGAACCTGAACCGAGCGCGGGACCTATTGGACGCTTGA